A window of Castanea sativa cultivar Marrone di Chiusa Pesio chromosome 8, ASM4071231v1 genomic DNA:
TGCACTGACCCTTAGCGTCCGCGTTGTATTGCCCTTTTTCCATACACGGAAGGATTCCTGGGTTCTAATTTTGAATATGATTTGCATTTGCGTGCATGTTAAGGTGGATATGCTTGACTAATTTTGTGACCTGATAGCACATGAGCTACTAGCTATACATTTTTAGTTAAGAAATGCCTCCACTACTCCACACGTTGGAAAAGTTAACATCATCTGTGATGTGTAGCTTGTACCAAGTCTACCGACCCTCAGCGTCCACGTTGTTTTGCCCTTTTTTCTCATGCGGAAAGATTCTTGGGTTTTGATTCAGAATATGATTTGCATTTGTGTACATAAATTGGACTATAAAAATTTTGTCCCCTAAGCCCCGCAGCACTAATTAGATTGTCTTGAAAACTTAGGTCATATTTGGTATATGTGTTTGAAcacatatttttagttttttaaacaatattacacgtatttttacatactttttcatctacatgtattttcaaaaaaactgaaaacggttgtttaaacacatataTCAAATGACTCATTAATCTTCTGTCTTGTCAAGTAATGTACCTCAATGCGTACTCAAAGACTAAGATAGGAAAGTCTTGACGGCAACATATACATTATATCTTTTATACGTGAAAAGAATTAAGAAAGTAGTTATGcataaaagaaggaaaataaaatcatgCTTGTATATATGAGCCCATGaaataataatcaatatataaaatcatgTAAATAAGTTCCATGCATGGATTCATACTTATGTGTGTCTATCGCAAAGCTTAAGAATATGCTTCTGATCCAGTGAAAATAGCATCACAGAAATAAATTGATAGATTGAAGCAAAACCTTCAGATTATATTCTTACCTTTCATGCAATTCACGAGGTTCAAAATAAGCAACGGTCTCTATTTGTAATATTGGTCCATATATATTGTATTAACAATTGATCAATATAAACGTGGCTGgattattcagcaaaaaaaaagaaggtggcTGGACAATCTCTTCTCAATCGGTAAGTCCCACAATGGTGACATGAATTGCTGTGCATGACAGAAGACTCAGTACTTCGGATTTATACGATTAGATAATGGGTCATTGAGGCTTGAATAATCGAACTCTTCATACAATGCAATTGTAGGACCCCTAATTCTGTATGTATAGTCCTTGCTTTTCAGTTTACACACGACTGAGTAACATTGCGTCtggcagatttttttttttttgataagaatgctGATAAACTTTCATTAAACTGGGCTGAAACCCAAATCAGATACATCATTTAAGATTTGAGAAGCAATTATAGGTGGAGTATCTTCCACCCAAATAGAacattcagaaatctgcttgGCATGTTTAGCCATGAGATGAGCTGCCTCGTTTCCTTCTCTACGCGTGAAGGAGGTCTTCCAAGCTCTAAACTGCGACTCCCAGGATTTTATACCATTAACTGTGTGCTGGATCTGAACAGGGCCCGGGTCATGGCTGGCAATGGCATTCACAACAGTTTGTGAATCCCCCTCGAGAATTAGCTCCCTTAGACCCAGCTCCCATGAGAAAGTTATGCCAATCTCGGctgctttggctttggcttctAGAGCTCCCAGTGGGTATGGGAGTGCTTTGCTAAGGGCTCCCATTATTTGGCCTTTATCATTCCAAACCACCACTCCAATCCCGCACTGTCGACGATCTGTGAAAACAGCCCCATTGACATTTGTCTTGTACCAACCAGGTGGAGGTGGCCTCCATGAATTGGGAGCGTGGGATTGGTGAGCTTGAGGGGGAATACAGTGGGAGCGTCTGGCAGATGTTGATTTGCAATATTGGAGACATGAGCTTTAGCAGATTggaatcaaaaacaaaatctgtATATATTGCTtattccaaaaagaaaatgatggaTTTTTTTCTTAAGGGTCTTAACCTGAGGGTTTTCAAAAAACATTATCTTAATCTAATCTAAGAGAACTTttaacaaatttcaattttcattatGCCATTTCTTATGAAAGAATAGTTAGTATTTGGAAGGTCAGCCTGCATTTATCTGAAAAAGGACTTGTACACAGCTATAGTTTGGGGGGCAATAATTGGTTTTCCCTGCATTATTTCCTCCAATAACATTTTGGAAATTTGCATGATTGTTTGAATCATAAATTTCATACTAATTAATAAGAACAAGAAACCTCAACTAACCTAATGTTCTCGATCGGTATTGTGAAGACCCTGCTAAAAGTGCTTCTCTAATAGAATATAATGTCCCTTTGTGGTCCAATATCACAACTCTCATTGCTCTTACCAAAAATGGATGGCAAAAACATGTTGTCCCTAGAAATATCTTTTCACAGCTAAATGTGATGCTCACAAAATAgacaaaacttaaatacagtATTTTATGTGCTCTTCATTAAGTTCTCCTCTTAAGATTCAGTAATGTGACTACCTACTTAAAACATACACTTTCatttcatgagaaaaaattcaaaccacAAAATCTTAAGAAAGAAACCTAAACAACATCTAAGTACTATACTAAAGTTTTACTCCCACAAAATATACCTTTCCAATTCAAATGATTTGTGCACTTTCCATCTCATCAGTACACTTGGAGCTTAATTGCAAGCTTTCATCAAAGGCTGTATATATGagaaaaattcatgtgaaataCGCACTAATTACCAATGCATTTTGGAACATGATCCTCTTTATTTCAGATCTTATAAAAATGAGGTCGGCGTCTTGGAAAGACACGGCAGAACGTACATTTTTAAAGTTTTCCCAAGACACCAACCTCATTATTACCTTCATGGTTGTTGGAAAAAACATAGGTAGGGGCCGGAGCAGGAGCacccaaaaatatcaaaatttgatGCTGTAGGCCTCAGGATGAGACGTGAGTACTTGAGATTGAAGCTTGAATGTCTACTGAAGACATTTATTGCTAAATTTTAAGCCGTTAAAACTCAAAAGATCTCAAGGACGTTAAATATCTTTGGTCGGAAAGATGGTAACAAGACATATTTTTGTATGAGAAAAGTCATTCAgaggagaaagaaaatattgGAAGTACATCTTATGAAATATATGTAACATCTATATCGATATCTTTCTGTTTagtattaaacatatataattctgttaaatttcatctttattttatgGTATTGAAGTATAAAGTTTCAAGAAATATATAGCAATatggaaaaattttcaaaaatgtgaaatttattaCTTTGAATGACGTAATAAAGCTACAAttataaaatactaattaaaaaaaaaaaattgatatataacAACTTGGGTGGGGTGCGTGATTTAAACCATGTTCCTACTCGAGGCTTTAGGATATCTATCACCGACCTTCATGTCAAAGCATAAAGAACATAGACACAGTAGTGAACTGAAGAAgttaatattgtttaaatatgcTAGGTGATAAAATGTTAccggttctaatttaaattcactatttaaattgttttttttgctCACCTATAACAATTAGTAATAATCTGTTACCTTAAATTTTTTGTGAATATGTTATGAAAATAGTATTTACCAATTACTTAGAGCATCCCCATTGAGACCAATTCTCCAAAATTGTGGCTACAGCAAAgcaattaaacttaaaaaaatttaactttgagCTATAGTGGGCTGCTATAGATAGCAAACCACTATAGCTCagaactcaaaacaaaaacaaaatttttttttaatgtaaattgttaaaaagaaaaagtattttaatgtattgatgGTTGTAATTGTAGGTTATTgtgttaaataaattattttattgtgttgtttatattattttaatgtgttgaatgttAATATAAAACTTTTGTTATAAGATGTATTATAAAGtgagttgttaaaatagatgaaatattattttgagttgctaaaagctaaattttaaGGTAAAACATAACCATTTGCAGTTGTCTCCAATTTAGGCCGCCTGAGATGGTGTGGTACATGGtatattttacattttgaaACATTTAAGCCAAATATGTAATCACTGCAGGATATTGGGCCAGGGCAGAGGCTTCAGTGGATATGGGTCTTTGTCATTCATCAAAACCCTAATGAtgcattcattatttatttcaataatataatcaaagaaaatatacaGTTATTTAGATGCATCTTAATAAATAATCAAGATGCATTTTTTACGCTCATTTGAAATGATAGTccaaatgtatatttttttcttccaatttttttttccacgttCGTTTTATACtccataaataaaaacttaccacATTTTCAACTATCtaactaatttctaattttatacAATTACttaaaacaaacaattaaataaaactcaCAACCACCGGTCCACCACCATTGGCGCCATCAATCCCGCTAGTCACAACCAGGGATGATCCCAAGGGGCCCCTAGGCCCCCCTAGccctaagaatttttttttagtgaatatatttttctaattttgttaTTGGGTCCTTTTCTTTCAAAACCTTAGATCCCATCTCCTCCGTTGAGTATTTTTCAACTACTcaacccaaaaacttaacaaaaaaatactttaaaatttttttttaaaaaaacctatcAGCCCAAAAGTTACAAACTaaactcaaaaagaaaagaaaagagtagaTGATTGCATTGCATTATGATGTATTAGAAAATAATAGTATTTTGTGtcttttgtctttgttgatcttttcataaataattgcaTTGTAATGTATGGAGAAACAATagtatattgtgtttttttattttatcttagttaatagtttattaataatatataaatatttattttgagttttttttaaaactctgcCCCTTAACTTAAAATCCTGAGTCCGTACCTAATCACAACCAATATCGTCTGGCCTGCCTTCAACCGACCTCAACTAACTTAGTTTTTCTGCGCAATATGCAACAACTTTTAAACCAGTAAGTTTTATTAACACTCTAAATAGCTAGGTTAAGTTTACTTAACAATGGTGCACTTATCGATCCACATGCACTAGTAATATATATGTTGGCCCTGTGGAAGGTTGGAGTAGATTGTAGAGGCATCTCGATGCTAACACGTTTCAAAAGCTCAATGCTTTGGACTGGCGTGGTCGTCCATGCAAAGGAGGCCTCATACTTCCAAGTGGGGTAAGAATGTAATTAAGATCACAAATTTTCGGGGCATACTTTGAATTAACGCaccaaaagaatacaaaaattgatGCCACCCGTACGTGTCTCTCGAAATTTCTAAATTAATCCCAAATCTCCCATGATCATTGATAGAGGTGAATCAAAAAGATAAAAGTAAATTACAATTTTCTATCTATCATGTTTGCACAAAAGAGTATTAGAAATTGTCAAGAACTTTATAGTTCAATGATATTGCTCATTTATGAGCGGAGCTAAGTTCAAATTCCCACTCTTACATTATTGTAAAAAtcgaattaaaataaaaataaaaatagaacttGAGAAAGTATTATTTAGTTAGGGAAGAATTCTACAGtacacattttttatataacatgctttactaatttttatcttatttaatatatattttatgataatagatgaacaattaatatatatatatatatatatacacacacacatcaaaATGGGGATATACCCTTTTCGCGCAAAAATTCGAGCAAAATGCCTACTGTCAGAAACTATTTAAGGATGTGCCTCTATCAatgaaaaacttaatttttagaaaatcgagttataggcaatcaaacttaaaaaaaaaaaaaaaaaaaaaaaaa
This region includes:
- the LOC142606351 gene encoding uncharacterized protein LOC142606351, whose amino-acid sequence is MSSCLQYCKSTSARRSHCIPPQAHQSHAPNSWRPPPPGWYKTNVNGAVFTDRRQCGIGVVVWNDKGQIMGALSKALPYPLGALEAKAKAAEIGITFSWELGLRELILEGDSQTVVNAIASHDPGPVQIQHTVNGIKSWESQFRAWKTSFTRREGNEAAHLMAKHAKQISECSIWVEDTPPIIASQILNDVSDLGFSPV